In Camelina sativa cultivar DH55 chromosome 16, Cs, whole genome shotgun sequence, a single window of DNA contains:
- the LOC104751188 gene encoding homeobox-leucine zipper protein HDG11-like, producing MSFVVGVGGSGSGSGGDVGGSQHHDGSESDRKKKRYHRHTAQQIQRLESSFKECPHPDEKQRNQLSRELGLAPRQIKFWFQNRRTQLKAQHERADNSALKAENDKIRCENIAIREALKHAICPNCGGPPVSEDPYFDEQKLRIENAHLREELERMSTIASKYMGRPISQLSTLHPMHISPLDLSMTSLTGCGPCGHGPSLDFDLLPGSSMSVGHNNLQSQPNLAISEMDKPLMTDIALTAMEELLRLLHTNEPLWTKTDGSRDILNLGSYENIFPRSSNRGKNHNFLVEASRSSGIVFMNAMALVDMFMDCVKCAELFPSIIAASKTLAVISSGMGGTHEGALHLLYEEMEVLSPLVATREICELRYCQQIEQGSWIVVNVSYDLPQFVSHSQSFRFPSGCLIQDMPNGYSKVTWVEHIETEEKEPIHELYREMIHDGIAFGAERWLTTLQRMCERFASLSVPASSSRDLGGVIPSPEGKRSMMRLAQRMISNYCLSVSRSKNIRSTVVSELNEVGVRVTEHKSPEPNGTVLCAATTFWLPNSPQNVFNFLKDERTRPQWDVLSNGNSVQEVAHISNGSHPGNCISVLRASNASQSNNMLILQESSTDSSGALVVYSPVDLAALNIAMSGEDPSYIPLLSSGFAISPDGNGSTSEQGGGASTSSGRSSSNSSGSLITVGFQIMVSNLPSAKLNMESVETVNNLIGTTVHQIKTALSGPTASTPA from the exons atgagTTTTGTCGTCGGCGTCGGCGGAAGTGGGAGTGGAAGCGGCGGTGACGTTGGTGGTAGCCAACATCACGACGGCTCTGAATCTGATAGGAAGAAGAAACGTTATCATCGTCATACCGCTCAACAGATTCAACGCCTTGAATC GAGTTTCAAGGAGTGTCCTCATCCTGATGAGAAGCAGAGGAATCAACTTAGCAGAGAATTGGGTTTGGCTCCTAGACAAATCAAGTTCTGGTTTCAGAACAGAAGAACTCAGCTTAag GCGCAACATGAGAGAGCTGATAACAGTGCACTAAAGGCAGAGAATGATAAGATTCGTTGCGAAAACATAGCCATTAGAGAAGCTCTCAAGCATGCTATATGCCCTAACTGTGGTGGTCCTCCTGTTAGTGAAGATCCTTACTTTGATGAACAAAAGCTTCGGATTGAAAATGCACATCTTAGAGAAGAG CTTGAAAGAATGTCCACCATTGCATCAAAGTACATGGGAAGACCTATATCCCAACTCTCAACATTACATCCAATGCACATCTCACCGTTGGATTTGTCAATGACTAGTTTAACTGGTTGTGGACCTTGTGGTCATGGTCCTTCACTAGATTTTGATCTTCTTCCAGGAAGTTCTATGTCTGTTGGTCATAATAATCTGCAGTCTCAGCCTAACTTGGCTATATCAGAGATGGATAAGCCTCTTATGACCGACATTGCTTTGACTGCAATGGAAGAGTTGCTCAGGCTTCTCCACACAAATGAACCTCTGTGGACCAAAACAGATGGCTCCAGAGACATTCTTAATCTTGGAAGCTATGAGAACATTTTCCCAAGATCAAGTAACAGAGGGAAGAACCATAACTTTCTAGTCGAGGCATCTAGGTCTTCTGGAATTGTTTTCATGAATGCTATGGCACTTGTCGACATGTTCATGGATTGT gtcaAGTGTGCAGAACTCTTTCCTTCAATCATTGCAGCATCTAAAACACTTGCAGTGATCTCTTCAGGAATGGGAGGTACCCATGAGGGTGCATTACATTTG TTGTATGAAGAAATGGAAGTGTTATCACCATTGGTAGCAACGCGTGAAATCTGCGAGCTACGGTATTGTCAGCAGATAGAACAAGGAAGCTGGATTGTTGTAAATGTCTCGTATGATCTTCCTCAGTTTGTTTCTCACTCTCAGTCCTTTAGATTTCCATCTGGATGCTTGATTCAGGACATGCCCAATGGATATTCCAAG GTTACTTGGGTTGAACATATTGAAaccgaagaaaaagaaccaaTTCATGAGCTATACAGAGAGATGATTCATGATGGGATTGCGTTTGGAGCTGAACGTTGGCTTACTACTCTCCAGAGAATGTGTGAAAGGTTCGCTTCTCTATCAGTACCAGCATCTTCATCCCGTGATCTCGGTGGAG TGATTCCATCGCCGGAAGGGAAGAGAAGCATGATGAGACTTGCTCAGCGAATGATAAGTAACTACTGTTTAAGTGTAAGCAGATCCAAAAACATACGTTCAACCGTTGTTTCTGAATTGAACGAAGTTGGAGTCCGTGTGACTGAACATAAGAGTCCTGAACCAAATGGCACAGTCCTCTGTGCAGCCACTACCTTCTGGCTTCCCAATTCTCCTCAAAATGTCTTCAATTTCCTCAAAGATGAAAGAACCCGTCCTCAG TGGGATGTTCTTTCAAACGGTAACTCGGTGCAAGAAGTTGCTCACATCTCAAACGGATCACATCCTGGAAATTGCATATCTGTGCTACGC gCTTCTAATGCATCACAAAGCAACAACATGCTAATTCTACAAGAAAGCTCAACAGACTCATCAGGAGCACTTGTGGTCTACAGTCCAGTGGATTTAGCAGCGTTAAACATAGCAATGAGTGGTGAAGATCCTTCATACATCCCGCTCTTGTCCTCAGGTTTCGCAATCTCACCAGATGGAAATGGCTCAACGTCTGAGCAAGGAGGAGGAGCATCGACGAGCTCAGGACGGTCATCATCAAATTCAAGCGGTTCGTTGATAACAGTAGGGTTTCAGATAATGGTAAGCAACTTACCGTCGGCAAAACTGAATATGGAGTCGGTGGAAACGGTTAATAACCTCATTGGAACTACTGTCCACCAAATTAAAACCGCCTTGAGCGGTCCTACAGCTTCAACTCCAGCTTGA